Proteins encoded together in one Pseudomonadota bacterium window:
- a CDS encoding urocanate hydratase — protein sequence MSARVLTDVKAMRGDTLRCKGWKQETLLRMLENNLENAEDASRLVVYGGIGKAARNWESYHAIVESLIDLETDETLAIQAGMPVAVFKTHRLAPRVVMGLTNVIRADWPMFYDLIEKNLTTFSAYTAGPWEYIGSQGVVEGTFETLACIADQHFAGNLKGRVFFTAGLGGMGRSQPLAMNMHGGISVTVEVRKDIIDRRLKDGYADVEAKDLSDAIAIAERAKSDGTPLGIVLHGNMTDVCEQALERGWHPDVVTEMCPCHDPFAFVPSGVDPTNAEGLRRQNPDDYLERSRETMKRLVRAMNRFTDAGSVVFEYGTFVRKECVDAGMSRDEASRYPGFVARYWRPTMFEQGRGPFRWTCVSGEPDDQSRLDDLVLELFPDCPVVQRWIPKARQTLPLEGLPARVCFLGFGQRKAFGLAVNELIKKGEVAGPIAFSRDNLDCGSIANPSLETEDMKDGSDNISDWPYLNALLNVAGMADLVSIQANGTMGVSAHTGVTMIADGTEEADLRLDACLTTDAGIGIVRYAQGGYETARQVAGGTGPLTTDTIKVPLWWSPHATFGP from the coding sequence ATGAGCGCGCGGGTACTAACGGATGTGAAGGCCATGCGCGGCGACACGTTGCGCTGCAAAGGATGGAAGCAGGAAACCCTGCTTCGCATGCTCGAGAATAACTTGGAGAACGCCGAAGACGCGTCACGCCTCGTCGTCTATGGCGGGATCGGCAAGGCAGCGCGCAATTGGGAAAGTTACCACGCGATCGTTGAGTCTTTGATCGATCTTGAAACCGACGAGACTTTGGCGATTCAGGCCGGGATGCCGGTCGCCGTCTTCAAAACCCATCGCCTGGCGCCGCGCGTTGTCATGGGTTTGACCAATGTCATTCGCGCGGATTGGCCCATGTTCTACGATTTGATCGAGAAGAACCTCACGACCTTTTCTGCCTATACGGCCGGACCATGGGAGTACATCGGCAGCCAAGGCGTCGTCGAAGGCACCTTTGAGACGCTGGCGTGCATCGCCGACCAGCACTTCGCCGGCAACCTCAAAGGCCGCGTCTTCTTCACCGCTGGCCTTGGCGGCATGGGACGTTCACAGCCTCTGGCCATGAACATGCACGGTGGTATCAGCGTGACCGTAGAGGTCCGCAAGGACATCATAGACCGTCGCTTGAAAGACGGTTATGCCGACGTCGAGGCAAAGGATCTAAGTGACGCGATCGCCATCGCCGAGCGCGCCAAGTCGGACGGCACGCCGCTGGGCATCGTTCTTCACGGCAACATGACCGACGTCTGCGAACAGGCGTTGGAACGCGGCTGGCATCCTGATGTCGTAACCGAGATGTGCCCGTGCCACGATCCCTTCGCCTTCGTGCCCTCGGGTGTCGATCCCACAAACGCAGAGGGCCTGCGTCGGCAGAATCCAGACGACTATCTCGAACGTTCTAGAGAGACGATGAAACGCCTGGTTCGTGCCATGAACCGCTTCACCGATGCGGGTTCCGTGGTCTTTGAATACGGCACGTTCGTGCGCAAGGAATGCGTCGATGCCGGCATGTCACGAGACGAAGCCTCTCGATACCCGGGTTTCGTGGCACGCTATTGGAGACCGACGATGTTTGAGCAGGGGCGTGGCCCGTTTCGTTGGACTTGCGTATCAGGCGAGCCGGATGACCAAAGCCGGCTCGATGACTTGGTGCTGGAGCTCTTTCCAGACTGTCCGGTCGTGCAGCGTTGGATACCCAAAGCACGCCAGACCTTGCCCTTAGAAGGACTGCCAGCGCGGGTATGCTTTCTCGGTTTCGGTCAGCGCAAGGCGTTCGGCTTGGCCGTGAATGAGCTGATCAAGAAAGGCGAAGTCGCCGGTCCGATTGCCTTCTCTCGTGACAACCTGGACTGTGGTTCGATCGCGAACCCATCGCTGGAGACAGAGGACATGAAAGATGGCTCCGACAACATCTCTGACTGGCCCTATCTCAACGCACTTTTGAACGTCGCCGGCATGGCCGACCTCGTCTCGATCCAGGCCAACGGGACGATGGGTGTCTCGGCGCATACTGGCGTCACCATGATCGCCGACGGCACCGAGGAAGCGGACCTCAGGCTTGATGCTTGCCTGACAACGGATGCTGGAATTGGCATCGTGCGTTATGCGCAGGGAGGGTACGAGACGGCAAGACAGGTGGCAGGGGGTACTGGTCCGCTCACCACCGATACCATAAAGGTGCCGCTATGGTGGTCGCCCCATGCGACATTTGGTCCCTAG
- a CDS encoding alpha-hydroxy acid oxidase, translated as MRLKDCHNFHDFRELARRRLPSPIFNYIDGAADDEVTYRKNTSSFDNVDLVPDILRGVEEIDMSVDVMGQKLALPIYCSPTALQRLFHHDGERAVGAAASKFGTMFGCSSLGTVGLEELRKAYATPQAYQFYFHKDRGLNSAMLERAKASGIDVMMLTVDSITGGNRERDLRTGFAIPMKLTPGAMLQFVLKPAWGLNYATHERFRLPQLEEHIDMSGSAISIGQYFTDMLDPSMNWDDIAQMVQQWDGQFCLKGLMSVEDARRAVDIGCTGIILSNHGGRQLDGSRTPFDQLGEIVDAVGDTIDVLMDSGVQRGTHVLKALAMGAKAVGIGRAYLFPLAAAGQAGVERALSLLQTEIERDMRLMGVRSVTELSRDKLRIGSSFSA; from the coding sequence ATGCGCCTGAAGGACTGCCACAACTTCCACGACTTCCGCGAACTCGCGCGCCGCCGGCTGCCCAGCCCCATCTTCAACTATATTGACGGGGCCGCGGACGACGAGGTGACGTACCGCAAGAACACGTCGAGCTTTGACAACGTCGACCTGGTTCCCGATATCCTGCGCGGCGTCGAGGAGATCGACATGTCGGTCGATGTCATGGGTCAGAAGCTCGCGCTGCCGATCTACTGCTCGCCGACCGCTTTGCAACGTCTGTTCCATCACGACGGCGAACGCGCCGTCGGCGCGGCCGCATCGAAGTTCGGCACCATGTTCGGATGCTCCTCGCTCGGCACGGTCGGCCTTGAAGAGCTGCGCAAGGCTTACGCCACACCGCAGGCCTATCAGTTCTATTTCCACAAAGACCGTGGCCTGAACAGCGCCATGCTGGAACGCGCGAAGGCATCGGGCATCGACGTCATGATGCTGACCGTCGACTCAATCACCGGCGGCAACCGCGAGCGCGATCTGCGCACGGGTTTCGCTATCCCGATGAAGCTGACGCCCGGCGCCATGCTGCAGTTCGTTCTGAAGCCGGCGTGGGGCTTGAATTATGCGACCCACGAACGCTTTCGGCTGCCGCAACTCGAAGAACACATCGACATGAGCGGAAGCGCGATTTCGATCGGACAGTACTTCACCGATATGCTCGACCCGTCGATGAACTGGGACGACATCGCCCAGATGGTGCAGCAATGGGATGGTCAGTTCTGCCTGAAGGGACTGATGTCGGTCGAGGATGCGCGCCGCGCCGTCGACATCGGCTGCACGGGTATCATTCTGTCGAACCATGGCGGCCGCCAACTCGACGGCTCGCGCACGCCGTTTGACCAGCTGGGCGAGATCGTCGATGCGGTCGGTGACACGATCGATGTCCTGATGGATAGCGGCGTCCAGCGCGGCACGCATGTTTTGAAAGCGCTCGCCATGGGCGCCAAGGCGGTCGGCATCGGCCGCGCCTACCTCTTCCCCCTCGCCGCCGCCGGTCAGGCAGGCGTCGAACGCGCACTCAGCCTGCTGCAGACCGAAATCGAACGAGACATGCGCCTGATGGGGGTGCGCAGCGTGACCGAGCTCAGCCGCGACAAGCTGCGGATAGGCTCATCGTTCTCGGCGTGA